A single region of the Polymorphum gilvum SL003B-26A1 genome encodes:
- the ureG gene encoding urease accessory protein UreG encodes MTPPGSSPHGPLRVGIGGPVGSGKTTLTDRLCKAMRDRYSLAVITNDIYTSEDAEALMRSQALPSERIRGVETGGCPHTAIREDASINLAAVADLTRSFPDLDLILIESGGDNLAATFSPELADLTVYVIDVAAGEEIPRKGGPGITRSDLLVINKTDLAPHVGVDLSVMERDATHMRKGRPFLFANTKAGDGVQAVVDFIVSRGGL; translated from the coding sequence ATGACGCCCCCCGGCAGCTCCCCTCACGGTCCTCTGCGCGTCGGCATCGGCGGCCCCGTCGGCTCCGGCAAGACGACGCTGACCGACCGGCTGTGCAAGGCCATGCGCGATCGCTATTCGCTCGCCGTCATCACCAACGACATCTACACGAGCGAGGACGCCGAAGCGCTGATGCGCTCCCAGGCACTGCCGAGCGAGCGGATCCGCGGCGTCGAGACCGGCGGCTGTCCGCACACCGCGATCCGCGAGGATGCTTCGATCAACCTCGCCGCCGTCGCCGACCTGACCCGCAGCTTTCCTGACCTCGACCTGATTCTGATCGAATCGGGCGGCGACAACCTGGCCGCCACCTTCTCGCCAGAGCTGGCCGATTTGACCGTCTACGTCATCGACGTCGCCGCCGGCGAGGAGATCCCGCGCAAGGGCGGGCCCGGCATCACCCGCTCCGACCTTCTGGTCATCAACAAGACCGATCTCGCGCCCCATGTCGGCGTGGACCTGTCGGTCATGGAGCGCGACGCCACGCACATGCGCAAGGGCCGGCCGTTCCTGTTCGCCAACACCAAGGCCGGCGACGGCGTCCAGGCCGTGGTCGATTTCATCGTCTCCCGGGGCGGCCTCTGA
- a CDS encoding urease accessory protein UreF yields the protein MALRFSNAARLAMSETLSAAALYRLLAFLSPGFPVGAFTYSHGLEQVIDDGGVHDAATLQAWLADILCLGAGRTDAILLKEAHAAARRGDASTLVDLVDLGLALQPSKERHLESSAQGTAFVDAIGKAWRPGTDTPVGALFARLAGPAAPDAPRLWPYPVAVGLVAAACAIPLAAALTGFLHAFSANAVSAAVRAVPLGQSDGQRVLAGLEPVVADVAAQALAAGLDDLGSCVFLADIASMAHETQYTRLFRS from the coding sequence ATGGCGCTCCGGTTCTCGAATGCGGCGCGCCTCGCCATGTCTGAGACCCTCTCCGCGGCCGCGCTCTACCGTCTGCTCGCCTTTCTGTCGCCGGGCTTTCCCGTCGGCGCCTTCACCTACAGCCACGGCCTGGAACAGGTGATCGACGACGGCGGCGTGCATGATGCGGCGACGCTGCAGGCCTGGCTCGCGGACATCCTCTGCCTCGGCGCCGGCCGCACCGACGCCATCCTGCTCAAGGAGGCCCATGCCGCCGCCCGTCGGGGCGACGCATCCACCCTGGTCGATCTCGTCGACCTCGGTCTCGCCCTGCAGCCGTCGAAGGAACGACATCTGGAATCGAGCGCCCAGGGCACCGCATTCGTCGACGCCATCGGCAAGGCGTGGCGGCCGGGAACGGATACGCCGGTCGGGGCCCTGTTCGCCCGCCTCGCCGGTCCGGCAGCGCCCGACGCGCCGCGCCTGTGGCCCTATCCGGTCGCCGTCGGCCTGGTCGCCGCCGCCTGCGCCATCCCTCTGGCGGCGGCTCTGACCGGCTTCCTGCACGCCTTCTCTGCCAATGCCGTCTCCGCCGCCGTGCGCGCGGTGCCGCTCGGCCAGAGCGACGGCCAGCGCGTGCTCGCCGGGCTCGAACCGGTCGTTGCCGATGTCGCCGCGCAGGCCCTCGCCGCCGGCCTGGACGATCTCGGCAGCTGCGTGTTCCTTGCCGACATCGCCTCCATGGCCCACGAAACCCAGTACACGAGGTTGTTCCGCTCATGA
- a CDS encoding urease accessory protein UreE, protein MIRATEVLPAGSWTGAPADVVTLDREDRHRRRASLTGENGLAFLLDLAQAVHLRHGDGLKLDDGRIVEVRAEAEDLVEITADDMDHLVRIAWHLGNRHLPTQLMGATLRIRRDHVIEDMVQRLGGRLTPLAAPFDPEGGAYGHGQTHGHDHGHSHGHHAHDHGHSHG, encoded by the coding sequence ATGATCCGCGCCACCGAAGTCCTGCCTGCCGGCTCCTGGACCGGCGCCCCCGCCGACGTGGTCACCCTCGACCGCGAGGATCGCCACCGCCGCCGCGCATCGCTGACCGGCGAGAATGGCCTCGCGTTCCTGCTCGATCTGGCCCAGGCCGTTCACCTGCGCCATGGCGATGGCCTCAAGCTGGACGACGGCCGCATCGTCGAGGTGCGCGCCGAGGCCGAGGATCTGGTCGAGATCACCGCCGACGACATGGACCACCTCGTCCGCATCGCCTGGCATCTCGGCAACCGCCACCTGCCGACCCAGCTCATGGGCGCCACGCTGCGCATCCGCCGCGATCACGTCATCGAGGACATGGTGCAGCGCCTCGGCGGCCGGCTGACGCCGCTCGCCGCACCCTTCGACCCCGAGGGCGGCGCCTACGGCCACGGCCAGACCCATGGTCACGATCATGGCCACTCGCACGGACACCACGCCCACGACCATGGTCATTCCCATGGCTGA